The DNA window TATCGAAGATTATGTTTGGGAAGGAGAAAGCAATACGTCCGCAGGTTTGCGTTCTATGGTGAAGCGATTGCGTGCAAAACTGCCTGAAGGAATGATTGTCTCTCACCATTTTGGTTATGAAATAAAAACATATTAAAATCTAACTTAGAGTATAAATACCACTATTTTGACACAATTATTATGTATAATACTCTGCTAAAGATGGTATGAATACACAGCTTGGATTCCTTTCCCTTTCAGCATACCATCTTTAGCGATCACTTTTTAAAAATCACTCCATTTTCTTTTTTAAGCTATTGTGATATAAAATTTTCACCTTAAAACTATAAAGGGGATGTTTTGGCACTATTGGACAACGAGAAATGCGTATTACCATTAAGCAGTATTGCTGAGTTACTCAGCGCAAAAGTTCGTACACTCAAAATGTATGAAGAGAAAGGTTTGCTTCCTAACAAAGAGCAAAGCGTAAAAAAACTCTACTCAATCAGTGATGTTAAAGTGATTGCTTTTGTGCACTATTTAGCAAGCATAAAAAAAATCAATGCCAATGGGATAAAGTATATTTTAGAGATGATTGAAAACAACATGGATGAAAAAAATAGAAATGAATTTTTGGATATTGTTGAAGGAAAACTTGAAAATATCTCTGGACAAGATGTGCAAGATTTAGAGTCTTTTTAGATCTCTTTGCACATTTCTTATATACAACATAACTGACATTTACCACTTATAAATTTTATTAATCACCGATAAAACTGCACTTAACTACAAAAAACTGTTACATCTTAATAACAAAATAACCATAATTCCTAAGTTTATATTAAGGTACATATGCTATAAATGTACATAACAAATGTAAAAAAATTACATATTAAATGTTAAATTTTTACAAAAATTATGTTAACAAGGAAAAAAATGGGATCCGATCTGTTTTTACGAAAACCAAGAAAGGAAGACGCCAAAAGTATTTTTACTCTTGTAAAAAACAGTAAAGTATTGGATGTAAACTCTGAATATCTTTACTTACTTCAATGTACACACTTCAAAGAGAGTTGTTGTGTGGCAACTGTCAATGATGAGGTTGTAGGATTTATCTCTGGATATGTCTTGCCTGAAGACCCTCAAACACTCTTTATCTGGCAAGTCGTTGTTGATGAAAAGATGAGAGGCCAAAATGTTGCTAATAAAATCTTAAAAGCCATTTTAAGTTTTGACAACATGAAAGGGATTAATTATATACATACAACCGTCTCTCCTAGTAATAAACCCTCTCAAAGAGTATTTGAAAAACTTGCAGAGAGTTTTAACACGACGTTCAAGAACAGCACCATGTTTGCTAAAGAGGATTTTATCCACGGACATGAAGATGAAGTGCTGTATGAAATTGGACCACTACAATAAAAAATCTTAAGGGAAAAAAATGAGAATATTTGAAAGTTTAGAATCTGAAGTAAGAGGATATATTAGAAGTTTTCCAACCATCTTTACTAAAGCAAAAGGGGCAATTTTAACCGATGAACAAGGGGTTGAATACATTGACTTTTTTGCAGGTGCAGGAACACTGAATTATGGACACAACAATGAACACATCAGTAAAGCATTGATTGAGTACTTACAAAACGATGGTGTTGTGCACGGCCTTGACATGGCAACAACAGCGAAAAAAGAGTTTTTACAAACATTTGAGAACCATATTTTAAAGCCAAGAAACTTGGAGTATAAAATTCAATTCACAGGACCAACTGGTACCAATGCGGTTGAAACTGCACTGAAACTCGCACGACTTGTAAAAGGAAGAAGTAACGTGGTTTCTTTTACCAATGGGTATCATGGTCTTTCACAAGGTTCATTGGCTGTAACAGGAAATAATGAGTATCGAGATGAGAGTTATATCAGTAGAACAAACGCTACATTTATGCCATTTGATGGATATTTTGGAGACTTTAATACATTAGAGTATTTCAGAAAGTTTTTAGAAGACAAAAGCAGTGGGGTCGATATACCTGCAGCCGTTATTGTGGAAACCATTCAAGGGGAAGGTGGTATCAATGTTGCTTCAGCTAAATGGCTGCAAGAGTTAGAGTCACTGTGTCGAGAGTTTGATATTTTGTTGATTATTGATGATATTCAAGTGGGTAATGGACGAAGTGGAGAGTTCTTCTCTTTTGAGTTTGCAGGCATCAATCCAGATATGGTAACGCTTTCTAAATCTATTGGAGGTGGACTTCCAATGGCGCTGTTACTCTTTAAACCACATTTAGACCAATGGAAACCAGGTGAACACACCGGAACATTCAGAGGAAACAACTTAGCGTTTGTGGCTTCAAAAGTATCTTTAGAACACTATTGGGAAAATGACAACATATCTAAAGCGGTAAAATATAAAGAGAAAGTCTTAAAAGAGGGCTTAGAGAAGATTGCAGCGAAGTATAAAGAGGATTATGACATTGAGGTACGTGGTCGAGGATTGGCGTATGGGTTTGAAATTAAAAATGACAAATCAATGGCATCGGATCTCTCTTCATTGGCTTTTGAAGAGCAACTTATTGTTGAGACATGCGGAAGCGAAAGTCATGTTGTGAAGTTCTTACCACCATTATTGATTGAAGAGGATTTATTGATTGAGGGTATTAAACGGTTTGAAACTGCCGTTGATAAACTGGTCAAAGACAGAAAAGAGAATTTAACAGGAGAATTTTAAGACCATGATTGTAACAGATATTAACAAAGATATTATAGGAACTGACAGAGAAGTTCATGCAGAAGGTGGACAGTGGACAAGCCGAAGAATGCTTTTAAAGTCAGATGGCATGGGATTTGCTTTTAATGAAACCATCATTAAAGCAGGTACAAAAACGCATATTCATTACCAAAATCATTTAGAAGCAGTCTATTGTGTGGCAGGGAATGGGAAGATTGAAGATTTAAAGACAGGTATCACACACGACATCTATGATGGCGTCATGTATGCACTGAATAATCATGATGAACACTATTTATATGGAGGAACAGAGGACATGAGACTTATTTGTGTCTTTAACCCACCATTAACAGGTAGAGAACATCACGATGAAAATGGAGTTTACCCTCTTATTGAGGACTAAAATGTCATTTATCTATATAAAAAACTATACACATATCTCTCGAGAGCTTAAAGTTGATTTCTTTAAGTTCGTGGATGAACACAAATCCTTTAAACTTGAGAGTCAAAAAATTCTTTTAAAAGAGAGTGCTTTGTTGATTCAATTGACCGAGGATTCAAATTTTGATGAGGCATTTGCTTCCATAAGAGAATTTTTTCAACGTGATACCAATGTCGAAGTTGAAGTAGTGGAGAAGATTTTACAAGAGAACAACAGTTTGATTCTGGTGTTTTCCAATAACCAAATCAAAAGGATTGCTTGCTAATGAGACTATTATCGTGGGGAATCAATGAATCATTGATCAATGATTTAGAAGAGAAAGATTTGTATATTTGTGATGTGGCAGAAGATGAATCCGATGCCCTTTATCATGCTGAAGTACGATACTATAATGCCATTTTAATCCGTACAGAGAGCTTGATAGTGTGTAAACGGTTTTTAAAAACCATTAACGCAAAAACCTGCGCCTTTATTGTTCTTACAAAAAATCAAGATAAAGCATTTGAACTGGAGTTACTCAAAGAGGGTGCCATCAGTGTCATACATGAACCTGTGTCAAATGAACTGGTCTTTGCCAAGTTACAATCTGTGCATCGAGAAAACTTTGTGCAACGCTTTAACTTTAAAGACTATTTTATCATTGATAAAGAGAAAAAACAGGTTGTAGACTTGTATGATAATAAAATCAATATCAAAGGAAAATCCTTTGAGATACTCTCTTACTTACTCAAAAACAGACATCTTCCAGTGATTTCTAAAGATGAGATTATCGGTGTATTATGGGATGAACCAGAGATGGTTTCGAATAACATCGTTGAAGTGAATATCAATCTTATACGAAATGAAATACGAAAAAACTTTGATTTAGATTTGGTCTCAACCATACGAAACAGAGGCTACAAAATCATAAATCATTCCAATAAATAAGGAAAAAACTTAATATGATAGTATGTAAATTTGGAGGAAGTTCTGTACAAAATCCTTCCCAAATTAAAAAAGTGTGCAATATTGTCAAAAGCGACAGTGAACGAAAAGTAGTGGTGGTATCTGCTCCTGGACGGGATGAAAAACACCATCAAAAAATCACCGACCACCTTTTGAATTTAGCAACGAAAGGGTATCATTTTGAAGAGCACAAAATAGACGTGAGTCAAAAGCAGAGTTATAATGCCATTATTAAAAAATATGAAGACTTATGTAAAGACTTAGGAGTGGAAGAGGAAATAATCCTGTACTCTTTAAAACAAGATTTAGAAAAATGCCCTTTAACGGGTGATAAAAAAGTGGCTTATTTTGTCTCTCGAGGAGAGCACTATAATGCAAAAATTATCTGTGAATATATGAAAAAAGAGGGTTTAAATATAGAGTTATGCTTGCCTGAAGAGGTGGGATTTATTTTAAGTGATACGTATTTAAATGGAAAAGTACTACCACAAACGTATGAAAACATAAAAAATCACTTCACGTTTGAAGATGAAAAACTCTATATTGTGCCAGGTTTTTATGGGATTACAGCAAGTGGTGATATTGCAGTGATGAGTCGTGGTGGAAGTGACTTAACCGGTGGAGAGTTGGCGTATGCACTGGATGCAGACCGATATGAAAACTGGACAGACACGAATGGGGTGTATGAAGTGGATCCTCGAGTTATACCAAGTGCCAACGTGATACCAAGATTGACATTTAAAGAGCTACGGTTGCTAAGCTCTAAGGGGTTCAATGTTTTTCATTTTAATGCGATGTTAAATTGTAAAAAAAGCAAAATTCCCATCAATATTAAAAACACCAATAACCCAGAACATGATGGTACATTGATTTTAAGTGAACGTGTACCTATGGAGGATTTAGTGGGAATTGCCAAACTTGAAAACATGGCTTCCATTCATATTCAAAAGGATATGTTAGGGGAAGAGATTGGCTTCAGTGCAGAGCTTTTAAAAATCTTTGGAGAGTTTGGTATTAATACGTATCACTATCCAACAGACAAAGATGATATTGCCATTTTAGTAGAACAAGAGGATTTAAAGGGTAAAATAAATAATCTCAGAAGGCAAATTGAAAAAAGGCTGAAAACAGATAACCTGTTTGTAACGTATAATCTGTCGATTATTACGCTTGTGGGGATTGGACTAAAAGAGAACTCTTTTGCAATAGTGGATGCTATTACTGCACTCAAAGAGAAGAATATTTCATTTGAAATGTTCGATATGAGTCCTTCAAAAATTTCCTTTCACATTGGGGTATCTCAAGCCATTTCAGATATTGCTTTAGAAATTTTACACGAGAAGATGTTAAACAATACAGGTGGATAAATGAAACAGAACCCTCTTTTAGTTGTAATGTTGTTTTTGGTGGTCATATTGACTTCATTGGTAGGAGCAGGTGGGTACATGGTCTATCAAAAGGGTTTGATGAATCCCAATATGCAAACCAGTGAAGTGCCAACAGAACAAACAGTTGATAAATATGGGGTTCCTTACTCTGAGTTGTATAACGCTTCTGTGGATGATATTGTTTTAAATATCACCAATGCCAGAGGGCGACTGAAGCTGATGAAGATTTCATGTACCATGAAAAGCGTGGATGAAAACATCGAAGAGATCATAAAAAACAATAAAGATGAAATCATTGATGTGATGATTTCACAAGTGGGACAACGAACCAGCGAAGAGCTTTTAACCATTGGTGGAAAAGAGCTTTTACGAGAAGAACTCTTAATTGAGTTTAATGATGTGATTAATGCTTTAGCACAAGCCAATGAAGATATCCAAAGCAACAACATCAAAGAGGTTCTGTTTACCACATTTGTTATGAAATAAGCAGATGAATCTACGCACGCTATATAAAACTCCTGAGGGAAAAATCTTCTTTTTAGGGGTTGTTTTAACCCTTCTTTTTCTCATTGCTCTTTTTTTAACTTACTTTTCTTCATTAGAATTGGCCAGTAAACTCATGGGTATTGTAGGTACAAATTTGTTGTTTGGACGCGCTGCAGGTTTGTCGTTTGGGTATGCTGTGGAGCTTTCTCAAAGTGTGATTATTCTTATGAATATTGTGGTTGAAGCCATCTTAGTGCTTTTAATTTATCCTTTGTTTATCTTCTCATATCAAAACTTGCTGCACATTAAGTTCTTGGAAACTTTTTTTAAAA is part of the Candidatus Marinarcus aquaticus genome and encodes:
- a CDS encoding MerR family transcriptional regulator, which encodes MALLDNEKCVLPLSSIAELLSAKVRTLKMYEEKGLLPNKEQSVKKLYSISDVKVIAFVHYLASIKKINANGIKYILEMIENNMDEKNRNEFLDIVEGKLENISGQDVQDLESF
- a CDS encoding ectoine synthase; the encoded protein is MIVTDINKDIIGTDREVHAEGGQWTSRRMLLKSDGMGFAFNETIIKAGTKTHIHYQNHLEAVYCVAGNGKIEDLKTGITHDIYDGVMYALNNHDEHYLYGGTEDMRLICVFNPPLTGREHHDENGVYPLIED
- a CDS encoding winged helix-turn-helix domain-containing protein, which gives rise to MRLLSWGINESLINDLEEKDLYICDVAEDESDALYHAEVRYYNAILIRTESLIVCKRFLKTINAKTCAFIVLTKNQDKAFELELLKEGAISVIHEPVSNELVFAKLQSVHRENFVQRFNFKDYFIIDKEKKQVVDLYDNKINIKGKSFEILSYLLKNRHLPVISKDEIIGVLWDEPEMVSNNIVEVNINLIRNEIRKNFDLDLVSTIRNRGYKIINHSNK
- a CDS encoding aspartate kinase, with product MIVCKFGGSSVQNPSQIKKVCNIVKSDSERKVVVVSAPGRDEKHHQKITDHLLNLATKGYHFEEHKIDVSQKQSYNAIIKKYEDLCKDLGVEEEIILYSLKQDLEKCPLTGDKKVAYFVSRGEHYNAKIICEYMKKEGLNIELCLPEEVGFILSDTYLNGKVLPQTYENIKNHFTFEDEKLYIVPGFYGITASGDIAVMSRGGSDLTGGELAYALDADRYENWTDTNGVYEVDPRVIPSANVIPRLTFKELRLLSSKGFNVFHFNAMLNCKKSKIPINIKNTNNPEHDGTLILSERVPMEDLVGIAKLENMASIHIQKDMLGEEIGFSAELLKIFGEFGINTYHYPTDKDDIAILVEQEDLKGKINNLRRQIEKRLKTDNLFVTYNLSIITLVGIGLKENSFAIVDAITALKEKNISFEMFDMSPSKISFHIGVSQAISDIALEILHEKMLNNTGG
- a CDS encoding small multi-drug export protein, with the protein product MNLRTLYKTPEGKIFFLGVVLTLLFLIALFLTYFSSLELASKLMGIVGTNLLFGRAAGLSFGYAVELSQSVIILMNIVVEAILVLLIYPLFIFSYQNLLHIKFLETFFKKVETLKVKYHDQFIKYGKYGLFLFVWLPFWMTGPVVGAIIGFLIGLKHYTTIVVVLLGTSLAIVVWALFLNQLTSFLLTFSSSAIWILFILIIAIVAFIKLQNRNV
- the ectB gene encoding diaminobutyrate--2-oxoglutarate transaminase: MRIFESLESEVRGYIRSFPTIFTKAKGAILTDEQGVEYIDFFAGAGTLNYGHNNEHISKALIEYLQNDGVVHGLDMATTAKKEFLQTFENHILKPRNLEYKIQFTGPTGTNAVETALKLARLVKGRSNVVSFTNGYHGLSQGSLAVTGNNEYRDESYISRTNATFMPFDGYFGDFNTLEYFRKFLEDKSSGVDIPAAVIVETIQGEGGINVASAKWLQELESLCREFDILLIIDDIQVGNGRSGEFFSFEFAGINPDMVTLSKSIGGGLPMALLLFKPHLDQWKPGEHTGTFRGNNLAFVASKVSLEHYWENDNISKAVKYKEKVLKEGLEKIAAKYKEDYDIEVRGRGLAYGFEIKNDKSMASDLSSLAFEEQLIVETCGSESHVVKFLPPLLIEEDLLIEGIKRFETAVDKLVKDRKENLTGEF
- a CDS encoding flagellar basal body-associated FliL family protein, encoding MKQNPLLVVMLFLVVILTSLVGAGGYMVYQKGLMNPNMQTSEVPTEQTVDKYGVPYSELYNASVDDIVLNITNARGRLKLMKISCTMKSVDENIEEIIKNNKDEIIDVMISQVGQRTSEELLTIGGKELLREELLIEFNDVINALAQANEDIQSNNIKEVLFTTFVMK
- the ectA gene encoding diaminobutyrate acetyltransferase gives rise to the protein MGSDLFLRKPRKEDAKSIFTLVKNSKVLDVNSEYLYLLQCTHFKESCCVATVNDEVVGFISGYVLPEDPQTLFIWQVVVDEKMRGQNVANKILKAILSFDNMKGINYIHTTVSPSNKPSQRVFEKLAESFNTTFKNSTMFAKEDFIHGHEDEVLYEIGPLQ